The genomic segment CTTCAAGCCAATTTTCTTCATCACAAGCAGAAAGCcatctttcaattttttccATTATTTCCATGCGAGATAAAGCTTCGTCTTTGGCTTTACAAATTTGGGTTTCGATGTTAGTTAATATTTCACTTGGATCCACCAAACCTGCAACAAATATGGATTCCAATCAGTACCTCGCAAACAATCCAATATAGGGAGTACTTCTTGATGATGGTGTTATCTACCCGAGTCTATCAAAGCATTAGTTTTATCAGCAGCGGTACTTGCATCAGGTTGAATATGAACTTTACGGCAAATATCTTCAAGTTCCAACCTCTTCTTCAGGACAAGTTCCTTCAGCCTGCTAGCTTTCAGCTTATTGAGTCTCTCAACCTCTGCCAATGCCTGCCCATGATAACATTACATTTCCCGATCTAGATTCACTTAAAAAGGGAAGGCTGCAAACCGTGGGGAATGATCTTGTTTAAATACCTGTTCAGCTATCTCCACTGTAAGAGCACCAGCTTGCACAATTTCAGATTCTGACAGATTGAGAATCGAAGTAATCTTCAAGAAGTGGACCTTCTCTTCATGTTTTGTGTCCATTAATTTCCAGAGTTCGAAGAGAGATCCAGCAACATCTTTCAGCTGCAGCAGACCATAGGTTTCAATGAAAGGGAAAATGGGAATTTACAGCTATTTATTAGAGGTAAATGATACCTTCTGATATCGAAATTTTCTCTCTGTTTTCAACCTCAAGATAGCCTGATCAAGACCCTCTAATGTGCTGTCACTGATATTTGTGGCCTGTTCCAGGCTAGATTCAGGCAAACTAGGATGAATATCGCTCACTGTTTTGCCGAAATCCAAACCTAGTACACTGCTCAAAGTATGGACCTCATTCACATAATCCATGACTTTTTGAAGGCGTTCAGACTgcaaatcattttcaaaatgTAAAAAGTGAGTTCTAGAACCCTAATACAATTAATATTAGCCTGTACCAAACTCTAGCAACCGATACCAAGCATTTTAAAATCTCTCTCATGGTAGCACAATATTCCATCATAAGTAATTCAAATAGGCAAATTCAAGCTATCAGAACAAAAAAGAATATATGCCAATCGATCTTTTACTTATATAATAACATCATTCATTGAAGTTGTTGCTCAAGTAGGAGCCGGTCCATCACACATTCCTCAGTGCAGGGAGTCAAGGGAGAATCTGTTCATGACACCAACAACCAAGAATGACATGAAAAGCCTCACAAGAGGAAAACGATAACATGAAGAAGAATCAAAAAGTTTAGAGTCATAGTTAAAATTGAGAAAGTACAAGGCTATATATTTGAACCTAGACTATATAATAAAAGGAGTCCACCCCACGTGCCAGTTTGGCATAGTTTGTAGACCCCGATGTAGCCAAGTTGAATGGTTCTACAACTGTAAGAAAGGTGTTGTCATAGTGGATGCAAGACACTAGCATGTGGTAATGCTTAATTTTTCAGGGCAAAAGAGACATCAGTTTGCTGTTGAATGGATGTCCAGTGGCATGTATCTTAGGAAGAGGAACTGATTCTTACTTTGCCAGCTCATTCTTTCTCCAAGAAGATTCAAGTTGATATCACTGAATCAAGTATAGAATGGTAATGAAAAGGATAATCGTACAAAATGGACCTAAGCAAATTCTGGATTGGCACTAATGTCATCAATCAAGAGCACGGAGAATATGGAGGAACAGTAAATATGTACCATTTCGAACTGACTACAAGTTCCTGAGACAAATTTCATACCTTATCTTTCTGTAGAACACGGAGACGTGATTGGTATTCCGTGAACTTTCTCAGTGACAAATCTTGTTCTTCCAGATCCAATGAAGTTGAAGCACAGACAAGATGACCATATCCTGAAATCTCATTCGTGATCTTCTCGATTTGTGCCTTAATATCTGCAAATTGTTTTGTTCTTTCATCTTTCTTAAGCTTCAGGTCCTCTACAATTGGTGTGACAGAAGCCAGTCGTAATTTCaacgattttgattttttctctGACTGGACCTGTAGCATTCACAATTAGTAAGTTAATGAACAATATGAGGTAACCCCTAGAGAAAAGATCATTGAACTTAACAGTCGTGATTAATGATGACACCACATTCTATACTCTCTGCCGACCTTTCCCAGCATATCTTTTCAGAAAAGAAGTTAGCACAAACAGATGAAACTTAGATACAATGGTACATTACGTGCATCCAAAAACATGTACAAACATTACCCAGCAAACATTAAAAATTACTTTGATCTCCATCAGATATATGAAAAATACCGAAAGATTGATAAACCAGACACAGATGCAGATAAGTTTTTTTAATGTTTCCTGTATTTTTTGATTGATACACAAAAACAATATACTATGTTTCACAGGACATTCTCTAAACTTGTCCAACAAAATTAAAATTGCTATGACAAATAACCAGCTACCGGTGAATAGTGTGACTCAATAAACACTGATATTCTCTTTGTACATCATTTTTAACGAGAATTTTATGCTTTTTAGGGGGTCAATTTTCTCAGCTGAATTATTCTAAATTTCCAGAAACATAATCATTTAACATCACTTAATTTCCTGTCATTTTGCTTTTGTTATATGCTTATTGAAGCTTTCATTTTTCACGCCTCACGACACATTCAATAGATGTGAGAAACCTTTCTTCAAAATCGCAACAAAAATACTTTTCATACATCGTGGTGAATATCAAACCTGACATATTAGAGAAGCATGAACCAATCATGGAACAATTTTAAGGCTCAAATGAACATTGGGGTCGTGTGACTGAGAGTTCTAAGTTTTTACCACTAGATCAAACCTCTCTCGCATAATTTCTTAATTCTTAATTAACTTGTTCTGATTATGATAACATACAAGCAGGGGAAAAACACAAAGTTgaagatttaattaattttaaaaatatccaattggaaaaggaaaaggagGATTGTTATAGTTCTAATGACACTTCATTACCTGCGAGTTCATATAAATTTCTCCAAGGGCCGCCATTAGCATGGCAACCTCCGCTTCTTTAGCAGCGATACTTTGATGAAGGCAGGCCTTCTCATTTGCAGCGTCCTCAACCTTTCTTCGGTAGATTTCCAAGCATTCCCGCTCAAGCTCCAACAACATGCGATCTTTATCAGCTTCAGTTTCACCAATTTCAGCCCATATTTGCTGCTCATTGGTTGAGTAATCTCAGAAAATACCACTCAACGTGAGACCAAAATGTTAAAGCAGTACTACAATTTACAGTTTTTCTCATATCGATGTTGGCTCCAACATATACTGGCTAACACCCATTTTCTTAAAGAATCACACTTCCTATATGTAATTAGAACAaacataaataaacaattttttttttcatcttttGCCAGAATCCCACTTGAACTTCAACCACTACAAGGTTAATTATAGGCAGCGTTACTTACACTTAACTGAAAGTCAGAGAAAATTCAAAGGCTCGTTCTCAATTAGGCTCCATTGAAGTTAAGTTAAATggaaactttttttaaaaaaaacacacacacacttgccAAACAGCAAATTCTTAAAATCACGAGAAacgaattttttttagaaaacccGAGCCTTATCCacctaattaaaattttaaaaatcgatTTTTACTTCGATTTTTCGCTAGAACCCGCTTCAATTAGAAAGCCGAAGTAACCAAGTTCCAACATTCCAAAGAAACTGACACCAAACCCTGAAGAATGCTCGAGAAAACTAATGCGCATAAATATTGTAAATTTTCAGAAGAGAGAGAGAAATCATTGTGTCAAAGATACAGACTttgtaaagaaaagaaaagagaagAGACCTGAAGTTCTTTGACTAAAGCATTGCAATTGTTGCTCGTACGGACGctgctgcaagtactcccaagAGCTAGCATTATTTCCACTCAATTAATTGACCCTTTTCTCTTTCCGTTTCTTTTTTGTTTCTCTTTCAACTCACTGCAGAACAAAGGAGAAAGACGAATCCAACAAAAATGCAAGGCTTTTAGGCATCACACTTCTCAAGAAaacaacacaaaaaaaaaacacctCAACAATTCACAGCTACAACAAAATTTTCTTGTCAAAGAAACTCAGCAGCAGCAACTTCCTTCCCTCCACACAAAAACAGTTCTTTTCAATGCAGATAGACACACAACCACCAACCCTTAATTGACAACAACTCGCCTTTAAATTTTCTGAGAATCCTTTGTTTAtgttctttttaaaagaaacaAATGGGCCAAGAAAAATTAGGTGTAGTAGAGAGAGAGCCAAA from the Primulina tabacum isolate GXHZ01 chromosome 8, ASM2559414v2, whole genome shotgun sequence genome contains:
- the LOC142552743 gene encoding 65-kDa microtubule-associated protein 6, with the translated sequence MLALGSTCSSVRTSNNCNALVKELQQIWAEIGETEADKDRMLLELERECLEIYRRKVEDAANEKACLHQSIAAKEAEVAMLMAALGEIYMNSQVQSEKKSKSLKLRLASVTPIVEDLKLKKDERTKQFADIKAQIEKITNEISGYGHLVCASTSLDLEEQDLSLRKFTEYQSRLRVLQKDKSERLQKVMDYVNEVHTLSSVLGLDFGKTVSDIHPSLPESSLEQATNISDSTLEGLDQAILRLKTERKFRYQKLKDVAGSLFELWKLMDTKHEEKVHFLKITSILNLSESEIVQAGALTVEIAEQALAEVERLNKLKASRLKELVLKKRLELEDICRKVHIQPDASTAADKTNALIDSGLVDPSEILTNIETQICKAKDEALSRMEIMEKIERWLSACDEENWLEDYIRDENRYSAGRGAHINLKRAERARTMISKIPAMVENLVRHTLAWEDEKHKQFLYDGVRLVSILEDYKLTRIQKEEEKKRARDHKKLQNILLTEKEAMYGSKPSPRRSNSFRTTNGYQAYGNGSLTPSPRRNSVGCATPDVHTPRSHSGRQKGYFKEMKRLSTAPLNFVAIPKEDTMSFSSVYGSEPESPQS